A window of Streptomyces gilvosporeus contains these coding sequences:
- a CDS encoding DUF2469 domain-containing protein, whose protein sequence is MSAEDLEKYETEMELKLYREYRDVVGLFKYVIETERRFYLTNDYEMQVHSVQGEVFFEVSMADAWVWDMYRPARFVKQVRVLTFKDVNIEELNKSDLELPGS, encoded by the coding sequence ATGAGCGCCGAGGACCTCGAGAAGTACGAGACCGAGATGGAGCTGAAGCTCTACCGGGAGTACCGCGACGTCGTCGGGCTGTTCAAATACGTGATCGAGACCGAGCGTCGCTTCTACCTCACCAATGACTACGAAATGCAGGTGCACTCGGTGCAGGGCGAGGTCTTCTTCGAGGTCTCGATGGCTGACGCCTGGGTCTGGGACATGTATCGCCCGGCCCGTTTCGTCAAGCAGGTGCGCGTCCTGACATTCAAGGACGTGAACATCGAGGAGCTCAACAAGAGCGACCTCGAACTGCCCGGGAGCTGA
- the lepB gene encoding signal peptidase I: MGNRGKPRHGRQATTTTSSRAPGTAAEPAPPRPAPAFDEPAKSAPVNDAPRTGGRADRRRQAKRIKRRRQRSYLKEIPILIGVALAIALVLKTFLVQAFVIPSGSMENTIKIGDRVLVDKLTPWFGAKPQRGDVVVFKDPGHWLPANEKSRIGGEPPVGVKQFKDFMTFIGLLPSADEKDLIKRVIGVGGDTVKCCDAQGRVTVNGTPLSEKPYVHPGNPPSTLKFTVAVPTGRIFVMGDHRSDSADSRFHLDEPYRGTVSEDNVVGRAGWIAWPFSHWRRLEEPDTFATVHDAPGATAASAQVTHRLYPESLAVLPTPAELPLVMGVVGLHRLRCRRVRGVRSRCGGLGGRRAVRNRRARRAGGAG, encoded by the coding sequence ATGGGTAACCGCGGCAAGCCCCGCCACGGGCGGCAGGCCACCACCACGACCAGCTCCCGGGCCCCGGGCACCGCGGCGGAGCCGGCGCCGCCCCGCCCCGCGCCCGCCTTCGACGAGCCGGCGAAGAGCGCGCCCGTGAACGATGCGCCCCGGACCGGCGGCCGGGCCGACCGGCGCCGCCAGGCCAAGCGCATCAAACGCCGCAGACAGCGCTCCTACCTCAAGGAAATCCCCATCCTCATCGGGGTGGCGCTGGCCATCGCCCTGGTACTGAAGACCTTCCTGGTCCAGGCATTCGTGATCCCGTCGGGCTCGATGGAGAACACGATCAAGATCGGCGACCGGGTGCTGGTCGACAAGCTGACCCCCTGGTTCGGCGCCAAGCCCCAGCGCGGCGATGTCGTCGTCTTCAAGGACCCCGGACACTGGCTGCCCGCGAACGAGAAGAGCCGCATCGGCGGCGAACCCCCGGTGGGCGTCAAGCAGTTCAAGGACTTCATGACCTTCATCGGGCTGCTGCCCTCCGCCGACGAGAAGGACCTGATCAAGCGGGTGATCGGGGTCGGCGGGGACACCGTCAAATGCTGCGACGCACAGGGCCGGGTCACCGTCAACGGCACCCCGCTCAGCGAAAAACCGTACGTCCACCCCGGAAACCCGCCCTCCACGCTGAAATTCACCGTCGCCGTCCCCACCGGACGGATCTTCGTGATGGGCGACCACCGCTCCGACTCCGCCGATTCGCGCTTCCATCTGGACGAGCCGTACCGTGGCACGGTCTCGGAGGACAACGTCGTGGGCCGGGCCGGCTGGATCGCCTGGCCGTTCAGCCACTGGCGGCGCCTGGAAGAGCCCGACACCTTCGCCACGGTGCACGACGCGCCGGGCGCCACAGCCGCGTCCGCACAGGTGACGCATAGGCTGTACCCCGAGAGTTTGGCTGTACTCCCGACCCCTGCGGAACTCCCGCTCGTTATGGGAGTGGTGGGCCTGCACCGGCTCAGGTGCAGGCGAGTGCGTGGAGTGAGGAGCAGATGTGGGGGACTTGGCGGTCGGCGCGCGGTCCGGAACCGAAGAGCCCGAAGAGCCGGCGGGGCAGGATGA
- a CDS encoding YraN family protein, with the protein MNTTQTGHGAGDTARTAHDRPKEGPETVGPAGRRRALGRYGEDLAARRLVDAGMRILDRNWRCRDGEIDIVAADGDALVICEVKTRRAALYEHPMAAVRPEKTERLRRLAERWLERHGGPPPGGVRIDVIGVLLPARGAPVVEHVRGVA; encoded by the coding sequence ATGAACACCACGCAGACCGGCCACGGGGCCGGGGATACCGCGCGCACCGCGCATGACAGGCCGAAGGAAGGGCCGGAGACCGTTGGGCCCGCGGGGCGCCGGCGAGCGCTCGGACGCTACGGCGAGGACCTGGCGGCCCGGCGGCTGGTCGACGCCGGAATGCGCATCCTGGACCGCAACTGGCGCTGCCGCGACGGCGAGATCGACATCGTGGCCGCCGACGGCGATGCCCTGGTCATCTGCGAGGTGAAAACCCGCCGCGCGGCGTTATACGAACACCCCATGGCGGCCGTACGGCCCGAGAAGACCGAGCGGCTGCGCCGCCTGGCCGAGCGCTGGCTCGAACGACACGGCGGCCCACCGCCCGGCGGCGTCCGCATCGATGTCATCGGAGTCCTGCTCCCGGCCCGCGGTGCCCCCGTGGTCGAGCACGTACGGGGGGTGGCGTGA
- a CDS encoding UDP-glucose dehydrogenase family protein, which produces MKMTVIGCGYLGATHAACMAELGHEVLGMDLDIDKVHTLNSGKAPIFERGLDDLLAKHTATGRLKFTASYAEAAEFADLHFVGVGTPQQTATGAYDLTYLFDAVTKLAPGLTRPAVVAVKSTVPVGTAPRVAELLREHAPCGDLVEVAWNPEFLRESFAVEDTLRPDRLVLGFNTENSWAELLLRQAFAKIIDAGTPTIVTDWATAELAKGAANSFLATKISFINAMSEVCEKSGANVTELADVLGHDIRIGRRGMRPGLGFGGGCLPKDLRGFITRAGELGADEAVGILREADAVNTRRRQRVIDLAREMLGSDLRGKRITVWGAAFKPETDDIRDSPALAVAQQLHDLGATVTVTDPKALDNARKVHPELDYADDPVAAVEDADLLIHLTEWPQFAHIDPKQLATLAHNPKVIDGRGTLNPDPWREAGWMTRALGRH; this is translated from the coding sequence ATGAAGATGACCGTCATCGGATGCGGCTACCTCGGCGCCACCCACGCGGCCTGCATGGCCGAGCTCGGCCACGAGGTCCTGGGCATGGACTTGGACATCGACAAGGTCCACACCCTCAACTCCGGCAAGGCCCCGATCTTCGAACGCGGCCTGGACGATCTTCTCGCCAAACACACCGCCACCGGCCGACTGAAGTTCACCGCCTCCTACGCCGAGGCCGCCGAGTTCGCCGACCTGCACTTCGTCGGCGTCGGCACCCCGCAGCAGACCGCCACCGGCGCCTACGACCTGACCTACCTCTTCGACGCCGTCACCAAGCTCGCCCCCGGCCTGACCCGGCCGGCAGTCGTCGCGGTCAAGTCGACCGTCCCCGTCGGCACCGCACCCCGCGTCGCCGAACTCCTGCGCGAACACGCACCCTGCGGGGACCTCGTCGAGGTCGCCTGGAACCCCGAGTTCCTACGCGAGTCCTTCGCGGTCGAGGACACCCTCCGACCCGACCGGCTCGTCCTCGGCTTCAACACGGAAAACTCCTGGGCCGAGCTGCTGCTGCGGCAGGCGTTCGCGAAGATCATCGACGCGGGGACGCCGACGATCGTCACCGACTGGGCCACCGCCGAGCTCGCCAAGGGCGCCGCGAACTCCTTCCTCGCCACCAAGATCTCCTTCATCAACGCGATGTCCGAGGTCTGCGAGAAGTCCGGCGCCAACGTCACTGAGCTCGCCGACGTCCTCGGCCACGACATCCGCATCGGCCGCCGCGGCATGCGGCCCGGCCTCGGCTTCGGCGGCGGCTGCCTGCCCAAGGACCTCCGCGGATTCATCACCCGAGCTGGCGAGCTCGGCGCCGACGAGGCCGTTGGCATCCTCCGCGAAGCCGACGCCGTCAACACTCGGCGCCGGCAGCGCGTCATTGACCTCGCCCGCGAAATGCTCGGCAGCGACCTGCGCGGCAAGCGCATCACGGTTTGGGGCGCCGCCTTCAAGCCCGAGACCGACGACATCCGCGACTCACCCGCCTTGGCCGTTGCTCAGCAGCTCCACGACCTTGGCGCCACCGTCACCGTCACCGACCCCAAGGCCCTCGACAACGCCCGCAAGGTCCACCCCGAGCTCGACTACGCCGACGACCCCGTCGCCGCCGTCGAGGACGCCGACCTCCTCATCCACCTGACCGAGTGGCCGCAGTTCGCCCACATCGATCCCAAGCAGCTCGCCACCCTCGCCCACAACCCCAAGGTCATCGACGGCCGCGGCACCCTCAACCCCGACCCGTGGCGCGAAGCCGGCTGGATGACCCGAGCTCTCGGTCGCCACTGA
- the lepB gene encoding signal peptidase I has translation MGDLAVGARSGTEEPEEPAGQDEPSHQAASSVHQPQSQSRRTAVDKEEDVGVKKAKKPRAFWKELPILIGIALLLALLIKTFLVQAFSIPSDSMQDTLQRGDRVLVDKLTPWFGSKPQRGEVVVFHDPGGWLNETPTPEPNPVQKVLSFIGLMPSAEEKDLIKRVIAVGGDTVECHGTGPVKVNGKALQESSYIYPGATPCGDRAFGPIKVPKDRIWVMGDHRDDSLDSRYHQNLRGGGTVSVDEVVGRAFTIAWPVNRWATLPVPDTFDQPGIDKAMAAAPAAMGLAGAVPIVLWRRRRLTGDRSSEDRPQALTKERSGY, from the coding sequence GTGGGGGACTTGGCGGTCGGCGCGCGGTCCGGAACCGAAGAGCCCGAAGAGCCGGCGGGGCAGGATGAGCCCTCGCACCAGGCGGCGAGTTCCGTGCATCAGCCACAGTCGCAGTCACGGCGGACGGCGGTGGACAAGGAAGAGGACGTCGGCGTGAAGAAGGCAAAGAAGCCACGCGCCTTCTGGAAGGAGCTGCCGATCCTCATCGGCATCGCGCTCCTGCTCGCCCTGCTGATCAAAACGTTTCTGGTGCAGGCGTTCTCGATCCCCTCCGACTCCATGCAGGACACCCTCCAGCGCGGGGACCGGGTGCTCGTCGACAAGCTCACCCCGTGGTTCGGCTCCAAGCCCCAGCGCGGCGAGGTCGTCGTCTTCCACGACCCGGGCGGCTGGCTCAACGAAACCCCCACCCCCGAGCCCAACCCGGTCCAAAAGGTCCTCAGCTTCATCGGCCTGATGCCCTCGGCCGAGGAGAAGGACCTGATCAAGCGGGTCATCGCGGTCGGCGGCGACACCGTGGAGTGCCATGGCACCGGCCCGGTGAAGGTCAACGGCAAGGCGCTCCAGGAGAGCTCGTACATCTACCCCGGTGCCACGCCCTGCGGCGACCGCGCCTTCGGCCCGATCAAGGTCCCCAAGGACCGCATCTGGGTCATGGGCGACCACCGCGACGACTCCCTCGACTCGCGCTACCACCAAAACCTCCGGGGCGGCGGCACGGTCTCGGTCGACGAGGTCGTCGGCCGCGCCTTCACCATCGCCTGGCCCGTCAACCGCTGGGCGACGCTGCCGGTGCCCGACACCTTCGACCAGCCCGGCATCGACAAGGCCATGGCAGCGGCCCCGGCCGCCATGGGTCTGGCCGGTGCGGTGCCGATCGTGCTGTGGCGCCGCCGGCGGCTCACCGGGGACCGATCCTCCGAGGACCGTCCCCAAGCGCTGACCAAGGAGCGGTCCGGGTACTGA
- a CDS encoding NUDIX domain-containing protein, with translation MHSDTTTAEEPAAARGAVAIIANRRGDLLLHLRDDLSHIAWPAHWSLLGGGCDPGETPAAAIVRELDEEAGLTVEHLAELFEIRDEHGSGQIISFFSVTWNGDETTLPLSEGVKLQFFASEHLDILTIPPFIRDGINRYLAARPA, from the coding sequence ATGCACTCCGACACCACCACGGCCGAGGAGCCGGCCGCCGCCCGCGGCGCTGTCGCGATCATCGCCAATCGTCGCGGTGACCTCCTCCTCCACTTGCGCGACGACCTGTCCCACATCGCCTGGCCCGCCCACTGGAGCCTGCTGGGCGGCGGCTGCGACCCCGGCGAGACCCCGGCCGCGGCGATCGTCCGCGAACTCGACGAAGAAGCCGGCCTGACCGTCGAGCACCTGGCCGAACTGTTCGAGATCCGCGATGAGCACGGCTCCGGGCAGATCATCAGCTTCTTCTCCGTCACCTGGAACGGCGACGAGACGACGTTGCCGCTGTCGGAGGGCGTCAAGCTCCAGTTCTTCGCCTCCGAACACCTCGACATCCTCACGATCCCGCCGTTCATCAGGGACGGGATCAACCGCTATCTGGCCGCCCGGCCCGCCTGA
- a CDS encoding asparagine synthetase B family protein, with amino-acid sequence MCGIAGLAGGDAVRHQATIAAMGRYQHYRGPDGTMHTASADGWAVLAMNTLLIVDPQAMPGPYLDRTTGVLLVFNGEIYNWRQQAAAWGIEIGERESDTHFLLRAWAKIGPSCLDGLDGMFALAVYDPRIAKLFLARDRLGEKPLYWRLDGGRLAFASEVTTLAGYGPAPLVLRPEVVAIETPTGADTPFQGIQLLAPATLLTFDVTSGSIDQMTWWHLEDRSPFDGTYTEALAKYSTILAEQIPLRTPACDFALLLSGGLDSAVLAYLMRPPVCVTVRYRGQDRLDESSTAAVIARDIKAELVVVEPDHVDFTTALPHVMRALDYPMGNASTFSEHMAYRKIADLGLRVVVGGLGPDEFLMGYVRQALVLFGVDAVLEAGLEAYRPLAAKLMHAAGEDLGPAEEVTRLVLRGPDPDGRIRDLVADAMVRAGGDLARGLTLADLATAWRPLVMTSDKLASAYALERRSPYLARDLVEFSYRLPVDYKITDPAQGKRILRDAAKVIGLPEEVWGSRDKLGFASPVPSWLNGDLAAWTDAQINTALTDAPSAFRPLLEGGLKPGSRFDRTRMQALMAAVWLSDQSVKAAA; translated from the coding sequence ATGGCACGATGCACACCGCAAGTGCAGACGGGTGGGCGGTGCTGGCCATGAACACACTGCTGATCGTCGACCCGCAGGCCATGCCAGGCCCCTACCTGGACCGGACGACGGGAGTGCTGCTGGTCTTCAACGGGGAGATCTACAACTGGCGCCAGCAGGCGGCGGCTTGGGGCATCGAGATCGGCGAGCGCGAGTCGGATACCCACTTTCTACTGCGGGCCTGGGCCAAGATCGGCCCCAGCTGCCTGGACGGGCTGGACGGGATGTTCGCCCTGGCGGTCTATGACCCTCGCATCGCCAAGCTGTTCCTGGCCCGCGACCGGCTCGGGGAGAAGCCGCTCTACTGGCGCCTCGACGGCGGCCGCCTCGCGTTCGCCTCCGAAGTGACCACGCTGGCTGGCTACGGTCCCGCCCCTTTGGTCTTACGTCCGGAGGTCGTGGCGATCGAGACGCCGACCGGGGCCGACACCCCGTTCCAGGGCATCCAGCTGCTGGCCCCGGCCACGCTGCTGACCTTCGACGTCACCAGCGGGTCGATCGACCAGATGACCTGGTGGCACCTGGAGGACCGGTCGCCGTTCGACGGCACTTACACCGAGGCTCTGGCAAAGTACTCCACGATCCTGGCCGAACAGATCCCGCTGCGAACGCCGGCCTGCGACTTCGCGCTCCTGCTGTCCGGCGGGCTGGACTCCGCTGTCCTGGCCTATCTGATGCGGCCGCCGGTCTGTGTCACCGTCCGCTACCGCGGCCAGGACCGGCTCGATGAGTCCTCCACTGCAGCGGTGATCGCCCGGGACATCAAGGCCGAGCTGGTGGTGGTCGAGCCGGACCACGTCGACTTCACCACCGCCCTGCCGCACGTGATGCGGGCTCTGGACTACCCGATGGGCAACGCGTCCACGTTTTCCGAGCACATGGCCTACCGGAAGATCGCCGACCTGGGCCTGCGGGTCGTGGTCGGCGGTCTTGGGCCGGACGAGTTCCTGATGGGCTATGTCCGCCAGGCCCTGGTCCTCTTCGGGGTTGACGCCGTCTTGGAGGCAGGGCTGGAGGCTTACCGGCCGCTGGCTGCCAAGCTGATGCACGCTGCCGGGGAAGACCTCGGTCCGGCAGAGGAGGTCACCCGCCTTGTTCTGCGCGGCCCTGACCCGGACGGGCGGATCCGTGACCTGGTCGCGGATGCGATGGTCAGGGCCGGCGGTGACCTTGCCCGCGGGCTGACGCTGGCGGACCTGGCCACGGCCTGGCGGCCGCTGGTGATGACCAGCGACAAACTCGCCTCCGCCTACGCGCTCGAGCGCCGGTCTCCCTACTTGGCCAGGGACCTGGTCGAGTTTTCCTACCGCCTGCCGGTCGACTACAAGATCACCGACCCGGCCCAGGGCAAGCGGATCCTGCGGGACGCCGCGAAAGTCATCGGCTTGCCAGAGGAGGTCTGGGGCAGCAGGGACAAGCTCGGCTTCGCCAGCCCCGTCCCGTCCTGGCTCAACGGTGACCTCGCGGCCTGGACGGACGCCCAGATCAACACCGCCCTCACCGACGCACCGTCGGCCTTCCGCCCCCTTCTCGAGGGGGGTTTGAAGCCTGGCAGCCGGTTCGACCGCACCCGCATGCAGGCCCTCATGGCCGCCGTCTGGCTTTCGGATCAGTCGGTCAAGGCTGCCGCATGA
- the lepB gene encoding signal peptidase I, with amino-acid sequence MSSSTQRRTDGRGRTMGSTLSGLAVAVGCVLFLGGFVWAAVLYRPYTVPTDSMSPTIAVGARVLAEKVDGSEIRRGDIVIFKDTTWGDLPMVKRVVGLSGDHIACCTKQGRLTINGKPVEEPYLHGHGPASPIGFKATVPTGRLFLLGDHRSDSLDSRVHLTDSDQGSVPRTAVQARVDARAWPLGSIGVMQRPADFAALPGGISQPGPVQPIALTVVAGAVLILGGAAYGPVARRRTRRARADG; translated from the coding sequence ATGAGCAGCAGTACGCAACGCAGGACGGACGGCCGCGGCCGGACCATGGGCAGTACGCTCTCGGGTCTGGCCGTGGCCGTCGGCTGTGTGCTGTTCCTTGGCGGTTTCGTGTGGGCGGCGGTGCTCTACCGCCCCTACACGGTGCCGACCGACTCGATGTCGCCGACCATCGCCGTCGGGGCCCGGGTCCTGGCCGAAAAGGTCGACGGCTCCGAGATACGCCGCGGCGACATCGTCATCTTCAAGGACACGACCTGGGGCGACCTGCCCATGGTCAAGCGCGTCGTCGGGCTCAGCGGCGACCACATCGCCTGCTGCACCAAGCAGGGCAGGCTCACCATCAACGGCAAGCCCGTCGAGGAACCGTATCTGCACGGCCACGGCCCCGCCTCGCCCATCGGCTTCAAGGCCACCGTCCCCACCGGCCGGCTCTTCCTCCTCGGCGACCACCGCAGCGACTCCCTCGACTCCCGCGTCCACCTCACCGACAGCGACCAGGGCTCCGTTCCGCGCACTGCCGTCCAGGCCCGCGTCGACGCCCGCGCCTGGCCGCTGGGGAGCATCGGCGTGATGCAGCGCCCCGCCGACTTCGCCGCACTTCCCGGCGGCATCTCACAGCCCGGCCCCGTACAGCCCATCGCCCTCACGGTCGTCGCGGGCGCGGTCCTCATCCTCGGCGGCGCCGCCTACGGCCCGGTCGCCCGGCGCCGGACCCGCCGGGCCCGCGCCGATGGCTGA
- the lepB gene encoding signal peptidase I, whose protein sequence is MDTDAQLPERDLSPTPDQGPEQRSRSARFLAPLAGLGRRPVALLACCLAFLFLLSSFVIQPFLIPSSSMENTLHIGDRVLVNKLAYRFGGTPRRGDVVVFDGTGSFVHSNTGDNPVTALVRGAGAALGLARPADTDYVKRVIGVGGDHVTCCDERGRIKVNGKAVSEGYLHPGDAPSSVDFDIVVPEGKLWVMGDHRARSSDSRDHLGDPGGGTVPVDEVIGRADWISWPFDRWTALHTPDAFDAIPAPAGPHG, encoded by the coding sequence ATGGACACCGACGCACAGCTCCCGGAGCGCGACCTCTCTCCCACCCCCGACCAGGGGCCGGAGCAGCGGTCGCGCTCCGCGCGTTTCCTGGCACCCCTGGCCGGCCTGGGCCGCCGGCCGGTCGCGCTCCTCGCGTGCTGCCTCGCCTTCCTGTTCCTGCTGAGCAGCTTTGTCATCCAGCCCTTTCTGATCCCCAGCTCCTCCATGGAGAACACCCTGCACATCGGGGACCGGGTGCTGGTCAACAAGCTGGCGTACCGTTTCGGCGGCACCCCCCGGCGGGGCGATGTCGTGGTGTTCGACGGCACCGGGTCCTTCGTTCACAGCAACACGGGGGACAATCCCGTCACGGCCCTGGTGCGCGGGGCCGGCGCGGCACTGGGCCTGGCCCGGCCCGCGGACACCGACTACGTCAAACGGGTGATCGGGGTCGGCGGCGACCACGTGACCTGCTGTGACGAACGGGGGCGGATCAAGGTGAACGGCAAGGCCGTCAGCGAGGGCTATCTCCACCCGGGGGACGCACCGTCCTCGGTGGACTTCGACATCGTGGTGCCGGAAGGAAAGCTGTGGGTGATGGGCGACCACCGAGCCAGATCCAGCGATTCCCGCGACCACCTCGGTGACCCCGGCGGCGGCACCGTACCCGTCGACGAGGTGATCGGCCGGGCCGACTGGATCAGCTGGCCGTTCGACCGCTGGACCGCCCTGCACACCCCGGACGCCTTCGACGCCATACCCGCCCCGGCAGGTCCCCATGGGTAA
- a CDS encoding NUDIX hydrolase: protein MADRPGRVTGHGDTADRPGSTTGRDETADRPAAIRRVSRVVLLDPDDRILLLHGFEPDDPSDTWWFTPGGGVEGTETREAAARRELAEETGITDAVLGPVLWKRRCSFPFDGRRWDQDEWYYLGRTDRTATDMAGHTELERRSVSGLRWWTAEELSAAHETVYPTRLAELLRTLLDEGPPSAPVLLETERA, encoded by the coding sequence ATGGCTGACCGGCCCGGACGTGTGACCGGTCACGGCGACACGGCCGACCGGCCCGGATCCACGACCGGTCGCGACGAAACCGCAGACCGGCCCGCCGCGATCCGCCGGGTCTCCCGCGTCGTCCTGCTCGATCCCGACGACCGGATCCTGCTCCTGCACGGCTTCGAACCGGACGACCCCTCCGACACCTGGTGGTTCACCCCCGGAGGCGGCGTGGAAGGCACCGAGACCCGCGAGGCGGCCGCCCGCCGCGAACTCGCCGAGGAAACCGGCATCACCGACGCCGTCCTCGGCCCGGTCCTGTGGAAACGCCGCTGCTCGTTTCCGTTCGACGGGCGGCGCTGGGACCAGGACGAGTGGTATTACCTGGGACGTACGGACCGTACCGCCACCGATATGGCAGGACACACGGAACTGGAGCGACGCAGCGTCTCGGGACTGAGGTGGTGGACCGCGGAGGAACTGTCCGCGGCACATGAGACGGTGTATCCGACCAGACTCGCCGAGCTGCTGCGCACACTGCTCGACGAAGGACCCCCGAGTGCGCCGGTGCTCCTGGAGACCGAGCGAGCCTGA